The Dioscorea cayenensis subsp. rotundata cultivar TDr96_F1 chromosome 19, TDr96_F1_v2_PseudoChromosome.rev07_lg8_w22 25.fasta, whole genome shotgun sequence genome includes a window with the following:
- the LOC120249516 gene encoding trihelix transcription factor GTL1-like isoform X2: MQQGGGGGGSQYGAPPPPEMPPFGISTTDQPEAASPISSRPPPNFDELAPAVPGPPFQDDDSLAAAAAVDDTDRGGLPGNRWPRQETLALLKIRSEMDSVFRDATLKGPLWEEVSRKLAELGYMRSAKKCKEKFENVHKYYKRTKEGRAGRQDGKSYRFFSQLEALHSSSGAASSAANPNPSPPPSIGVLPGLSGTSSRLHTTPISASPITTAAPASGVAGIAGISLSSNTSSEDSDDEDTEEMVTGEGRKRKHPHIGQGDSSGGSSSTSRKMMAFFEGLMKQVMERQEAMQQKFLETIEKREQDRMIREEAWKRQEMARLNREHELMAQERAMAASRDAAVISFLQKITGQTISIPTPTTTTTIPAASAPQMIVTPVSVSVSTPTPQPTTTKPAQQPLVQNSMEIVRHQVSVSSELGIVPVQQESHEAMGSSSSSRWPKAEVHALIQLRSGLEYRYQEAGPKGPLWEEISSEMTKLGFNRSSKRCKEKWENINKYFKKVKESNKKRPEDAKTCPYFHQLDALYRRKLAAGGGGGSSSVVSSQALQTETTSSNPVRQDNTMQSPQQVPPAMVVPETEGKSDGGGGGGAQIPTSNGGTSTTFFEETSSGSVMKKKTL, translated from the exons ATGCAgcaaggaggaggaggaggagggtcCCAGTATGGGGCACCTCCGCCGCCGGAAATGCCTCCATTCGGTATCTCCACCACTGACCAGCCTGAGGCTGCTTCACCGATCAGCAGCCGTCCACCACCCAACTTTGATGAATTGGCCCCTGCTGTGCCTGGTCCTCCTTTTCAAGATGATGACTCCCTTGCCGCTGCTGCTGCCGTAGATGACACTGACCGTGGTGGTCTCCCTGGCAACCGCTGGCCTAGACAAGAAACCTTAGCCCTTCTCAAGATCCGTTCTGAGATGGACTCCGTTTTTAGGGATGCCACCCTTAAAGGCCCTCTCTGGGAAGAGGTCTCAAG GAAGTTGGCGGAGTTGGGGTACATGAGGAGTGCTAAGAAGTGCAAAGAAAAATTTGAGAACGTACATAAATACTACAAGAGGACTAAAGAAGGTCGAGCTGGCCGGCAAGACGGCAAAAGTTACCGGTTTTTCAGCCAACTTGAAGCACTCCATAGCAGCAGCGGCGCAGCCAGTTCCGCCGCCAACCCCAACCCTTCTCCACCACCATCCATCGGAGTACTCCCTGGCTTGTCAGGTACCTCTTCAAGATTACACACAACTCCTATCTCCGCTTCACCGATAACCACAGCAGCACCGGCCTCCGGCGTTGCTGGCATTGCTGGCATTAGTCTCTCCTCCAACACTTCCTCAGAGGACTCGGACGACGAAGACACTGAGGAGATGGTTACTGGAGAAGGAAGGAAGAGGAAACACCCTCACATTGGCCAAGGTGATAGCTCCGGTGGTAGCAGCAGCACTAGCCGGAAAATGATGGCTTTTTTTGAGGGATTAATGAAGCAAGTGATGGAAAGACAAGAGGCAATGCAGCAAAAGTTTTTGGAAACAATAGAGAAGAGAGAACAAGACAGGATGATCAGAGAAGAAGCTTGGAAGAGACAAGAGATGGCGAGGTTGAACCGAGAGCACGAGCTAATGGCACAAGAGCGAGCAATGGCGGCGTCGAGAGACGCTGCTGTGATTTCTTTCTTGCAAAAGATCACTGGCCAAACAATTTCCATCCCCACCCCTACCACTACGACGACTATCCCAGCTGCATCGGCACCACAGATGATAGTCACACCGGTATCGGTTTCAGTATCAACTCCAACTCCGCAGCCGACTACTACGAAGCCAGCGCAGCAGCCACTGGTGCAGAATAGTATGGAGATTGTTAGGCATCAGGTGTCAGTCTCGTCGGAGCTCGGCATTGTTCCGGTACAACAAGAGAGTCATGAGGCTATGGGGTCATCTTCGTCGTCGAGGTGGCCGAAGGCTGAGGTGCATGCATTGATTCAACTACGTAGTGGGCTTGAGTATAGATATCAAGAAGCTGGACCTAAAGGACCTTTATGGGAGGAGATCTCATCGGAGATGACGAAGCTTGGGTTTAATCGGAGCTCGAAGAGATGCAAAGAGAAGTGGGAGAACATTAACAAGTACTTCAAGAAGGTGAAGGAGAGCAACAAGAAGAGGCCTGAGGATGCTAAGACCTGCCCTTATTTCCACCAGCTTGATGCACTTTACCGTAGGAAGCTCGCAgccggcggcggcggcggtaGCAGTAGCGTTGTCTCCAGCCAAGCTCTTCAAACAGAAACCACCAGTTCTAATCCAGTTCGACAAGACAATACAATGCAATCTCCTCAGCAGGTGCCACCAGCAATGGTGGTGCCGGAGACCGAAGGTAAgagtgatggtggtggtggtggtggtgctcaAATACCAACAAGCAATGGAGGAACTTCAACGACATTCTTCGAAGAAACAAGCAGTGGCTCAGTGATGAAGAAG AAGACATTATGA
- the LOC120249516 gene encoding trihelix transcription factor GTL1-like isoform X1, which yields MQQGGGGGGSQYGAPPPPEMPPFGISTTDQPEAASPISSRPPPNFDELAPAVPGPPFQDDDSLAAAAAVDDTDRGGLPGNRWPRQETLALLKIRSEMDSVFRDATLKGPLWEEVSRKLAELGYMRSAKKCKEKFENVHKYYKRTKEGRAGRQDGKSYRFFSQLEALHSSSGAASSAANPNPSPPPSIGVLPGLSGTSSRLHTTPISASPITTAAPASGVAGIAGISLSSNTSSEDSDDEDTEEMVTGEGRKRKHPHIGQGDSSGGSSSTSRKMMAFFEGLMKQVMERQEAMQQKFLETIEKREQDRMIREEAWKRQEMARLNREHELMAQERAMAASRDAAVISFLQKITGQTISIPTPTTTTTIPAASAPQMIVTPVSVSVSTPTPQPTTTKPAQQPLVQNSMEIVRHQVSVSSELGIVPVQQESHEAMGSSSSSRWPKAEVHALIQLRSGLEYRYQEAGPKGPLWEEISSEMTKLGFNRSSKRCKEKWENINKYFKKVKESNKKRPEDAKTCPYFHQLDALYRRKLAAGGGGGSSSVVSSQALQTETTSSNPVRQDNTMQSPQQVPPAMVVPETEGKSDGGGGGGAQIPTSNGGTSTTFFEETSSGSVMKKPEDIMKELMEQQQQQQQHPVVAMEDYDKLEEHESDNMDEDDEDDEDEDDGKMQYEIQFQRPNVSASGASASSGNTTSSTTTATATAGSYMAMVQ from the exons ATGCAgcaaggaggaggaggaggagggtcCCAGTATGGGGCACCTCCGCCGCCGGAAATGCCTCCATTCGGTATCTCCACCACTGACCAGCCTGAGGCTGCTTCACCGATCAGCAGCCGTCCACCACCCAACTTTGATGAATTGGCCCCTGCTGTGCCTGGTCCTCCTTTTCAAGATGATGACTCCCTTGCCGCTGCTGCTGCCGTAGATGACACTGACCGTGGTGGTCTCCCTGGCAACCGCTGGCCTAGACAAGAAACCTTAGCCCTTCTCAAGATCCGTTCTGAGATGGACTCCGTTTTTAGGGATGCCACCCTTAAAGGCCCTCTCTGGGAAGAGGTCTCAAG GAAGTTGGCGGAGTTGGGGTACATGAGGAGTGCTAAGAAGTGCAAAGAAAAATTTGAGAACGTACATAAATACTACAAGAGGACTAAAGAAGGTCGAGCTGGCCGGCAAGACGGCAAAAGTTACCGGTTTTTCAGCCAACTTGAAGCACTCCATAGCAGCAGCGGCGCAGCCAGTTCCGCCGCCAACCCCAACCCTTCTCCACCACCATCCATCGGAGTACTCCCTGGCTTGTCAGGTACCTCTTCAAGATTACACACAACTCCTATCTCCGCTTCACCGATAACCACAGCAGCACCGGCCTCCGGCGTTGCTGGCATTGCTGGCATTAGTCTCTCCTCCAACACTTCCTCAGAGGACTCGGACGACGAAGACACTGAGGAGATGGTTACTGGAGAAGGAAGGAAGAGGAAACACCCTCACATTGGCCAAGGTGATAGCTCCGGTGGTAGCAGCAGCACTAGCCGGAAAATGATGGCTTTTTTTGAGGGATTAATGAAGCAAGTGATGGAAAGACAAGAGGCAATGCAGCAAAAGTTTTTGGAAACAATAGAGAAGAGAGAACAAGACAGGATGATCAGAGAAGAAGCTTGGAAGAGACAAGAGATGGCGAGGTTGAACCGAGAGCACGAGCTAATGGCACAAGAGCGAGCAATGGCGGCGTCGAGAGACGCTGCTGTGATTTCTTTCTTGCAAAAGATCACTGGCCAAACAATTTCCATCCCCACCCCTACCACTACGACGACTATCCCAGCTGCATCGGCACCACAGATGATAGTCACACCGGTATCGGTTTCAGTATCAACTCCAACTCCGCAGCCGACTACTACGAAGCCAGCGCAGCAGCCACTGGTGCAGAATAGTATGGAGATTGTTAGGCATCAGGTGTCAGTCTCGTCGGAGCTCGGCATTGTTCCGGTACAACAAGAGAGTCATGAGGCTATGGGGTCATCTTCGTCGTCGAGGTGGCCGAAGGCTGAGGTGCATGCATTGATTCAACTACGTAGTGGGCTTGAGTATAGATATCAAGAAGCTGGACCTAAAGGACCTTTATGGGAGGAGATCTCATCGGAGATGACGAAGCTTGGGTTTAATCGGAGCTCGAAGAGATGCAAAGAGAAGTGGGAGAACATTAACAAGTACTTCAAGAAGGTGAAGGAGAGCAACAAGAAGAGGCCTGAGGATGCTAAGACCTGCCCTTATTTCCACCAGCTTGATGCACTTTACCGTAGGAAGCTCGCAgccggcggcggcggcggtaGCAGTAGCGTTGTCTCCAGCCAAGCTCTTCAAACAGAAACCACCAGTTCTAATCCAGTTCGACAAGACAATACAATGCAATCTCCTCAGCAGGTGCCACCAGCAATGGTGGTGCCGGAGACCGAAGGTAAgagtgatggtggtggtggtggtggtgctcaAATACCAACAAGCAATGGAGGAACTTCAACGACATTCTTCGAAGAAACAAGCAGTGGCTCAGTGATGAAGAAG CCAGAAGACATTATGAAGGAGCTGATGGAgcaacagcaacagcagcagcagcacccaGTGGTCGCCATGGAAGATTATGACAAGCTCGAAGAACATGAGAGTGATAACATGGATGAGGACGACGAAGACGAcgaggatgaagatgatggtAAGATGCAGTATGAGATCCAGTTTCAAAGACCCAATGTCAGTGCCAGCGGTGCCTCAGCCAGTTCAGGCAACACAACATCAAGCACAACCACTGCCACGGCGACCGCCGGTTCTTACATGGCGATGGTTCAGTAG